Proteins encoded together in one Planctomycetia bacterium window:
- a CDS encoding YqgE/AlgH family protein, with amino-acid sequence MDSLQGQLLVASPDLRDPNFFHSVVLLVRHSIDGALGLVLNRPLDVRLQQVWHQVSETPCERDDRIFLGGPCEGPLMALHEDPTLGDAEAGSGLFFSTDREYLEQLANDLKRRVRFFAGYAGWGANQLEAELTERSWIPLAVKPAHIFEAEDELWARAMRDVSGRKVLDILGIRDVPPDLRVN; translated from the coding sequence ATGGATTCGCTGCAAGGACAACTCCTCGTCGCCTCGCCCGACCTGCGCGATCCGAATTTCTTTCACTCCGTCGTGCTGCTCGTCCGCCATAGTATCGATGGCGCGCTCGGTCTGGTGTTGAATCGACCGCTCGACGTTCGGTTGCAGCAAGTCTGGCATCAAGTGAGTGAAACGCCTTGCGAACGCGACGACCGAATCTTCCTCGGCGGCCCCTGCGAAGGCCCGCTGATGGCGCTTCATGAAGACCCGACCCTCGGCGATGCCGAGGCCGGCTCGGGCCTGTTCTTCTCGACCGACCGCGAGTACCTCGAACAACTCGCCAACGATCTCAAGCGCCGCGTCCGCTTCTTCGCAGGCTACGCCGGTTGGGGCGCGAACCAACTCGAAGCGGAACTCACCGAGCGATCGTGGATCCCGCTCGCGGTGAAACCGGCGCACATCTTCGAAGCCGAAGACGAACTCTGGGCCCGCGCGATGCGCGACGTAAGCGGCCGAAAAGTGCTCGACATCCTCGGCATCCGCGATGTGCCGCCGGATTTACGGGTGAATTGA